A stretch of Komagataella phaffii GS115 chromosome 2, complete sequence DNA encodes these proteins:
- a CDS encoding B subunit of DNA polymerase alpha-primase complex, whose protein sequence is MTVGSEILSKFGRKADDPLIIQKCEDLIGIFNFSVEELFINWESYVLTSASDVNLQLSPENLEKLKDYLQQKLVQAAAQKNNSATPMMKNKIVRPVARGNINGSSPLMGLNTPSTPVSSHKKRKLVTPSSSSATPSKHPPSSSPIKKSVQVSGKIIESLNDHIPSIGGLQNDTDHTPNISTSNVTLTANFDPKKYQFRTMRQKLLDTADVLDEQIDSMAKTLQKHHKIAESDFGNPCIASQFSVYCCGRIVPDSPFAPVELRLNPDSLFLETSRLGGIGQRISIDVQSLAEYSFFPGQIVGFKGKNPSGERFIVEQVLDIPYLGAPVSNKTELLEYKTNLDGSSMKTTVLSGPYTPSTKIDYSLLESFVQKLNTEIKPHSVIMFGPFLDITHPSIRDGSIESVPELQGKKVATLDNFFRAVITPILKKIDSRIQVILIPSTRDSISSHAAYPQNSFERKSLQLPKNFKCFPNPCSFQLNECLIGVSNLDSFKDIKDVNRGKIGDLNRFDRIADHILQQRRYYPCFPGSLKTRKGPDGTVEHICGADLDMPYMGLSELYDVLPDVLIIPSEMRYFVRVVKNVVVINPGYFLTGNNAGTYVTLSVKPPNPEVDDDDLTCINDDDRLYIHNIWKRARVDIINV, encoded by the coding sequence ATGACTGTAGGATCAGAAATTCTCTCCAAGTTCGGGAGGAAAGCAGATGATCCCCTCATAATACAGAAATGTGAAGATCTGATAGGAATATTCAATTTTTCCGTGGAGGAGcttttcatcaattggGAGTCCTATGTTCTTACCAGTGCTAGCGATGTCAATCTTCAGCTATCCCCAGAGAACTTGGAAAAGCTGAAAGATTACTTACAGCAGAAGCTGGTGCAAGCTGCAGCTCAAAAGAATAATAGTGCCACTCCGATGATGAAAAACAAGATAGTTAGGCCGGTTGCCAGAGGAAATATCAACGGTTCTAGCCCTCTGATGGGGCTGAATACTCCCTCCACTCCAGTCAGCTCTCATAAGAAAAGGAAACTTGTCACCCCCAGCAGCTCTTCGGCGACCCCATCAAAGCATCCTCCCAGCTCTTCACCAATAAAGAAATCCGTTCAGGTTTCAGGAAAGATCATTGAATCATTGAATGATCATATTCCTTCCATTGGTGGCCTCCAAAATGATACTGATCATACaccaaatatttcaactTCGAACGTCACACTAACAGCAAATTTTGATCCTAAGAAATATCAATTTAGAACCATGAGGCAGAAATTACTAGACACGGCAGATGTCCTGGATGAACAGATAGATTCTATGGCAAAGACTTTGCAAAAACATCACAAAATTGCAGAATCGGATTTTGGAAACCCTTGCATAGCCTCCCAGTTTTCTGTATATTGTTGTGGAAGAATTGTGCCTGATTCTCCATTTGCTCCAGTTGAACTTCGTCTGAATCCAGATTCGTTGTTTTTGGAGACTTCAAGGTTAGGTGGAATTGGGCAGAGAATTTCTATTGATGTTCAATCTTTAGCAGAATACTCTTTCTTTCCGGGTCAGATTGTTGGTTTCAAGGGAAAAAATCCAAGCGGAGAACGCTTCATCGTAGAGCAAGTGCTGGACATTCCATATTTAGGGGCCCCAGTCAGTAACAAAACTGAGTTATTGGAGTACAAAACTAACCTCGATGGATCCTCTATGAAAACCACGGTTCTGTCTGGACCATATActccttcaacaaaaatTGACTATTCTCTATTGGAAAGTTTTGTGCAAAAACTAAACACCGAGATCAAGCCTCATTCCGTTATCATGTTTGGACCATTTCTAGATATAACCCACCCTTCGATTAGAGATGGTTCTATCGAGTCGGTTCCAGAGCTCCAGGGAAAAAAAGTGGCCACTCTAGACAATTTCTTCAGAGCTGTGATTACACCCattctgaagaaaatagATTCTAGAATTCAGGTGATTTTGATTCCTTCAACCAGGGATTCAATCAGCAGTCATGCTGCTTATCCGCAAAATTCTTTCGAACGCAAGTCTCTACAGTTGCCCAAAAACTTTAAATGCTTCCCGAACCCATGTTCTTTTCAGTTGAACGAATGCCTCATAGGCGTCTCTAATTTggattctttcaaagatatcaagGACGTGAACAGAGGTAAAATTGGAGACTTGAACAGATTTGATCGTATAGCAGACcatattcttcaacaaagaagatatTATCCGTGTTTCCCAGggtctttgaaaacaagaaaaggCCCTGATGGCACTGTTGAGCATATATGTGGTGCAGATCTAGATATGCCCTATATGGGACTGTCAGAACTCTACGACGTTCTTCCTGATGTATTGATAATTCCTTCAGAGATGAGATATTTTGTTCGGGTTGTGAAAAACGTGGTAGTCATTAATCCTGGTTACTTTTTAACAGGCAACAATGCTGGAACATATGTAACTCTGTCTGTGAAACCTCCAAACCCTGAGGTGGACGATGATGACCTCACCTGCATTAACGACGACGATCGACTATACATTCATAACATCTGGAAGCGTGCCCGAGTAGATATAATCAACGTATAA
- a CDS encoding Plasma membrane protein that may be involved in osmotolerance has product MSAQEIPLEAFHPDFVLDVNYPFDAKTATPTKNAQDDLKKLLASLLKKSFDFQIRENTLNSILVFVSVKEDSLVKYVNSSLALDYQYGITNDLKLLSSYKELEKGTVVSYAEKARIIYEVLTKHPSEGGAGITVGSGDWSFVKSITAVGNLADHVNDLKEYGVNLTKIADSYDSSSFDYLRSKFGLSVAFFFEFLSKYTNWLIVTSFVGILSHKFLGRYSLVFTIFNLLSSIAFYLYWYVFQSKLALNLHVRNISLTEPTNVSYLNALEQKRPSVPVYKTVLKELAFVPAALLSTGVLLLAQIGCFVIEIFLNEIYDGPFKKFLSFVPTALIVGVSPIIAAIYNVIIDRSLNWEQHPNNSSLKNSKLIKLFAFNFTASYVPLLISAFVYLPFGFKVNSLLPHIHSNIHYYVSDKIPVLDKNFEVNRFRLNGQFQYFILTNQIVALVLEFVVPAGLNIATRFLSQPASSDKTIEKRDNEVFPQEHDYLTLVRSYVALPEISYDTNYRTLIIQFGYLVLFGPAWSLGPIVSLIFIVARTFIYKFQLLSLKIGRVPIPERRDSIYPWDLIIRWLIVLSAVTSTALSLMYNRELVSSVSGSALGQIKWWKVVGITLFTEHIVSLLLNISEYVIRSFVASSTDSERLTDRGDVVSVDPTIRKELINKTVPGFFETNENSNLEISNFSNIIADVLTRSVELQSDLSSAQKKRTKVNEEPKAVSTSIETNATVPSTQKLSSSVEESKSNLKQDPDFGVNDNFVIAKEEETGHKVVSTIDDNIHAADKVGSSVLNGATIPKDMNSRTSLPLPKAAASTSEAPITEAPTAKAPIAEDPPVTASKTETEQEITSTPPVIRQVSDAVEQTTNSSSSYSENSGTPSKKHRTLKKLFKKGL; this is encoded by the coding sequence ATGTCTGCGCAGGAGATCCCGTTGGAAGCCTTCCATCCCGACTTTGTTCTAGACGTCAATTATCCATTTGATGCTAAAACTGCTACCCCCACCAAGAATGCTCaagatgatttgaagaagcttctgGCCTcccttttgaagaaatcctTCGACTTCCAGATTAGAGAGAACACTTTGAACTCTATCTTGGTTTTTGTCTCCGTCAAAGAGGACAGCTTGGTAAAGTACGTCAACAGCTCATTGGCCCTTGATTACCAATATGGTATCACCAATGATCTCAAACTACTCAGTTCTTATaaggaattggaaaagGGTACAGTGGTCTCTTATGCCGAAAAGGCAAGAATTATCTATGAGGTTTTAACCAAGCACCCTTCTGAAGGTGGTGCTGGGATTACTGTTGGCTCTGGTGATTGGTCATTTGTCAAGTCAATCACCGCTGTTGGAAACTTGGCTGACCATGTTAATGATCTGAAGGAGTACGGAGTGAATTTGACAAAAATTGCCGATTCTTAcgattcttcttcattcGATTACCTTCGATCCAAGTTTGGCCTGAGTGTtgcctttttctttgaatttttgtCCAAATACACCAATTGGCTTATAGTAACCAGCTTTGTAGGCATCCTCTCCCACAAATTCTTGGGACGATACTCTTTGGTTTTCACGATCTTCAATTTGCTGTCTTCTATAGCATTTTATCTTTACTGGTACGTTTTTCAATCAAAGTTGGCTCTGAACCTTCATGTTAGAAATATCAGCCTTACAGAACCTACCAATGTTAGTTATCTCAATGCTTTGGAACAAAAGAGGCCATCTGTTCCCGTGTACAAGACCGTTCTGAAAGAATTGGCTTTTGTCCCTGCTGCTCTGCTATCCACCGGTGTCTTGTTACTTGCACAGATTGGATGCTTTGttattgaaatttttcttaACGAGATCTACGATGGCCCCTTTAAAAAGTTCCTAAGCTTTGTTCCTACGGCTTTAATTGTTGGAGTTTCACCAATTATCGCTGCTATTTACAATGTCATAATTGACCGATCTTTAAACTGGGAACAACATCCGAACAATTCTTCACTTAAGAACTCgaaattgatcaaactgTTTGCATTTAACTTTACTGCAAGTTATGTTCCATTATTGATTAGTGCTTTCGTGTACCTTCcctttggtttcaaagtCAACAGCCTGCTTCCTCACATTCACTCCAACATCCATTACTATGTTAGTGACAAAATTCCAGTATTGGACAAAAACTTTGAGGTCAACAGGTTCAGATTGAACGGCCAATTCCAATACTTTATATTGACCAACCAAATCGTTGCCTTGGTTTTAGAATTTGTAGTGCCTGCTGGATTAAACATTGCTACAAGATTTTTGAGCCAACCTGCCTCGTCTGACAAGaccattgaaaagagagaCAATGAGGTTTTTCCGCAAGAACACGATTATCTGACCTTGGTTAGGTCTTATGTTGCTCTTCCAGAAATCAGTTATGATACCAACTACAGAACGCTTATTATCCAATTTGGATACTTGGTGTTGTTTGGTCCTGCTTGGTCTCTGGGCCCAATCGTGTCTCTTATTTTTATTGTCGCTAGAACTTTTATTTACAAGTTCCAGTTGTTGTCCCTGAAGATTGGACGTGTGCCTATTCCGGAAAGAAGAGACTCGATTTACCCCTGGGATTTGATAATTAGATGGCTGATCGTACTCAGTGCAGTGACATCCACTGCATTATCTCTGATGTACAATAGAGAGCTCGTTTCTTCTGTATCTGGTTCAGCTTTGGGGCAAATCAAATGGTGGAAAGTCGTTGGAATTACTCTGTTTACTGAACACATTGTATCtcttttgttgaacatTTCTGAATACGTCATCAGGTCTTTTGTTGCTTCCTCAACAGATTCTGAGCGATTGACCGACAGAGGAGACGTTGTAAGTGTCGATCCAACTATTAGAAAGGAGCTCATAAACAAAACAGTACCAGGATTTTTTGAGACTAATGAGAActcaaacttggaaatatCTAACTTTTCCAATATCATTGCTGATGTTTTAACTAGAAGCGTAGAATTACAGTCAGATTTGAGCTCAGCCCAGAAGAAAAGGACCAAAGTCAATGAAGAGCCAAAGGCAGTATCAACTTCGATAGAAACAAATGCAACCGTTCCCTCAACGCAGAAACTCTCGAGTTccgttgaagaatccaaGTCCAATTTAAAGCAAGACCCTGATTTCGGTGTTAATGACAACTTTGTGATTGCcaaggaagaggaaactgGACATAAAGTGGTCAGCACTATTGATGATAATATTCATGCTGCAGATAAGGTCGGCAGTTCGGTTCTCAATGGAGCTACAATTCCTAAGGATATGAACAGCAGGACCTCTCTTCCATTACCAAAAGCAGCAGCCTCAACCTCAGAAGCTCCAATCACAGAAGCTCCAACCGCAAAAGCTCCAATCGCAGAAGATCCACCAGTCACTGCAAGCAAGACCGAGACGGAACAGGAAATCACTAGCACGCCTCCAGTAATTCGTCAAGTAAGCGATGCTGTTGAACAGACAAccaactcttcttccagCTATTCAGAGAATTCAGGCACCCCTTCCAAGAAACACAGGACActgaagaaacttttcaagaaaggaCTTTAG
- a CDS encoding Thiol-specific peroxiredoxin, reduces hydroperoxides to protect against oxidative damage has product MLRRYFSSNSARMVQVGQSLPKTTLFVKDPSDQFESGSIEPNSVIVTVPAAFSPTCSDTHVPGYLTRLKDLKSKNINHLYVVSVNDPFVTNAWKKTLLKSFSIDKTEVPVTFLADPKGDFIHGLDLDFDSAAVFGNNRSKRSALIIGSDGKVAKDFVEPDNTGLKVSAVDSVLKAL; this is encoded by the coding sequence ATGCTTAGAAGATACTTTTCCTCAAATTCAGCAAGAATGGTACAAGTCGGACAATCTCTTCCCAAGACCACCCTTTTCGTTAAGGATCCAAGTGACCAATTCGAGTCTGGCTCCATTGAGCCCAACTCCGTAATTGTCACTGTCCCTGCTGCTTTTTCACCCACCTGTTCGGACACCCATGTTCCAGGTTATTTGACTAGACTCAAGGACCTCAAGTCCAAGAACATCAACCATCTGTATGTTGTGTCTGTCAATGACCCATTCGTGACCAATGCCTGGAAGAagacattgttgaagagCTTCTCCATTGACAAGACTGAAGTTCCAGTGACTTTCTTGGCTGACCCTAAGGGTGATTTCATCCACGGGTTGGACCTGGACTTTGATTCTGCCGCTGTCTTTGGTAACAATCGTTCCAAGAGAAGCGCTCTCATCATTGGTTCCGATGGTAAGGTCGCCAAGGATTTTGTTGAACCAGACAACACTGGACTTAAGGTCTCTGCTGTTGACAGCGTTTTAAAGGCATTGTAA
- a CDS encoding Peroxisomal membrane protein, whose amino-acid sequence MVLDTVVYHPTLDKVIQYLDSSAGRDKLLRLLQYLTKFVSFYLIKNGHSIVTAQTVRRIEAIATLNRKALRFLKPLNHLKSASATFDNKLTDKVTRYSQVLRDLGYAVYLALDSVSWFKQLGISSTKRLPQVQKLASLFWFVAVVGGAVNDLRKIRLSQQKVASLKQELVVTSDKEGEQTVSKETINLIESESKLIGSTTITLIRDLLDGYIALNGFALQNKDEKVGLAGVISSLIGIRDVWQGKYINE is encoded by the coding sequence ATGGTTTTAGACACTGTTGTTTACCACCCCACACTGGATAAGGTTATCCAGTATCTGGACAGCTCGGCAGGTAGAGACAAATTGCTCCGTCTGTTGCAATATTTAACCAAGTTTGTCTCTTTCTACCTGATCAAGAATGGACATTCAATTGTTACTGCCCAGACAGTACGCCGAATAGAGGCTATTGCAACCTTGAACAGGAAGGCTCTGAGATTCCTCAAGCCCCTGAACCACCTCAAATCTGCTTCGGCAACTTTTGACAATAAACTAACCGACAAGGTCACCAGATATTCACAGGTGTTGCGAGATCTCGGCTACGCTGTCTACCTGGCATTGGACTCTGTTTCCTGGTTCAAGCAGCTCGGTATCTCCTCCACTAAAAGACTGcctcaagttcaaaaactggCCTCATTATTTTGGTTCGTCGCCGTTGTCGGTGGAGCAGTCAATGATCTGAGAAAGATCAGATTGTCTCAACAGAAAGTGGCCTCTCTCAAACAAGAGCTGGTTGTCACTTCAGACAAGGAGGGAGAACAAACAGTCTCCAAGGAGACCATCAACTTAATCGAGTCAGAATCCAAACTGATTGGTAGCACGACAATAACTCTTATCAGGGATCTGTTGGATGGTTATATCGCTCTTAACGGCTTTGCCTTACAAAACAAAGATGAGAAGGTTGGATTGGCCGGTGTCATTTCCTCCTTGATAGGAATTAGGGATGTCTGGCAGGGAAAATACATCAATGAATGA
- a CDS encoding Subunit of the GINS complex (Sld5p, Psf1p, Psf2p, Psf3p): MGYYDLDEILADGQKIPCRFTISVPGLGYLENNPGKPVIQNTKLDLPLWLAEILAICEIQSEQNDPKEDPDQPTYFIELIQPDFYSSKIINAIKTNALKIDLHQLLPYFYKLSVKWGSMFNDTELMAIVQEMFKQRACAINDYSSDNNHLQLLNSEFGLQLDETERMLFRQCIESHRDLKTWLSS; this comes from the coding sequence ATGGGCTACTACGACCTTGATGAGATACTGGCGGACGGACAAAAGATACCGTGTCGGTTTACGATTTCTGTGCCGGGCCTCGGTTATTTAGAGAACAACCCGGGGAAGCCTGTGATTCAGAACACCAAGTTGGACCTACCACTGTGGTTGGCAGAGATTCTGGCAATTTGTGAAATACAGAGCGAACAAAATGACccaaaagaagatccaGATCAACCAACCTATTTCATTGAGCTTATCCAGCCGGACTTTTACAGCTCCAAGATCATCAATGCTATCAAAACCAATGCGTTGAAAATCGATTTGCATCAATTGTTGCCCTATTTCTACAAACTGTCAGTGAAATGGGGAAGCATGTTTAATGACACAGAACTGATGGCtattgttcaagagatGTTCAAACAGAGGGCATGTGCCATCAACGATTACTCGTCAGATAATAACCATTTGCAATTGCTAAACTCAGAGTTTGGGCTGCAATTGGATGAGACTGAACGGATGTTGTTCCGTCAATGTATAGAGAGTCACAGAGACCTGAAAACCTGGCTCAGTTCATAG
- a CDS encoding Mitochondrial aldehyde dehydrogenase, whose translation MSDRPFLESSPSKMFDPLLYSIGEDPSITDSKQRLKPGDRDRQGSDSGGVAMTNGNAITGGSLQGLVPTVNTNVISTGSGWTPFIERANNDLYLTKFNSLNMSSPSNHNHLSQTPNNIEKSFQFADFLMDTPLGANNSNNITNSFDSPGSFYRTLLGGSAKKENIDSSLKFWKTPLKTSSNQLLSQLSPGLIKGTSNVNNILSFNTPSRDNAGRTVIRERISNNNQITPNIHEASSPSTIVLKSSEVNTAKKKDHNSTNLPDASVMVSPTPAKIAKVLPTKVGPEGTSMGPVMGIFADSKHRQPLMPKHLNQGQFNQKQKLNVKSQKQEQAGPKKRQWDNIESGMNKFQIVFTDVKQIHNRSQKKRRNNNNQNGLTRANTVGAMSNPGLPRPNNTQIRSERAIFRSVSVPDQQFNYANPQEFLHHNTNGNTTTSRNGNDDLEEDFVNLLRSTRG comes from the coding sequence ATGAGTGACCGGCCATTTTTGGAGTCTTCACCGTCCAAGATGTTTGACCCTCTGTTGTATAGCATCGGAGAGGATCCAAGCATAACAGACAGTAAACAGAGGCTCAAACCTGGCGATAGAGATCGACAGGGGAGTGACTCCGGTGGAGTAGCAATGACCAATGGGAATGCTATCACTGGAGGATCACTTCAAGGTTTAGTACCTACAGTTAATACTAATGTTATTAGTACTGGAAGTGGATGGACTCCTtttattgaaagagctAACAACGACTTATATCTCACCAAATTCAATAGCTTGAACATGTCTTCCCCGTCCAATCATAATCATCTTTCCCAAACTCCTAACAACATTGAGAAGTCTTTTCAGTTCGCAGATTTCCTGATGGATACCCCATTAGGAGCAAACAATTCCAATAACATCACCAACAGCTTCGACTCCCCTGGGAGTTTTTACCGAACTTTGCTCGGAGGAAGTgccaagaaagaaaacatCGACTCCTCACTAAAGTTCTGGAAAACACCTTTGAAAACAAGTAGTAACCAACTTCTCAGTCAGTTATCTCCAGGGCTAATAAAAGGCACCAGTAATGTCAATAAcattctttctttcaatacTCCCTCGAGAGATAATGCAGGGAGAACAGTGATTCGTGAACGCATATCCAACAACAATCAAATAACCCCGAACATCCATGAAGCTTCGTCTCCGTCCACAATCGTTTTAAAGAGCTCAGAAGTTAATacagcaaagaaaaaagatcaTAACAGTACTAATCTGCCTGATGCAAGCGTCATGGTATCTCCAACTCCGGCCAAGATTGCCAAGGTGTTACCAACTAAAGTTGGCCCAGAAGGAACCTCTATGGGTCCTGTGATGGGTATTTTTGCTGATTCGAAGCATCGTCAACCATTGATGCCCAAACATTTGAATCAAGGACAATTCAAccagaaacagaaactcAACGTCAAATCCCAGAAGCAAGAGCAGGCAGGTCCCAAGAAGCGACAATGGGATAACATCGAGAGTGGTATGAACAAATTTCAGATTGTATTTACAGACGTTAAGCAGATCCACAATAGGTCTCAGAAGAAACGTCGCAACAATAACAACCAGAATGGGTTAACCAGGGCGAACACTGTGGGAGCAATGTCGAACCCTGGGCTCCCACGGCCAAATAACACTCAGATACGTTCGGAACGAGCCATTTTTCGATCCGTGTCAGTTCCAGACCAGCAGTTTAACTACGCAAATCCACAGGAATTTCTACATCACAATACCAATGGTAATACCACGACGTCAAGGAATGGAAACGACGACTTGGAGGAAGACTTCGTCAACCTCTTGCGGAGTACCCGAGGCTAA
- a CDS encoding Transcription factor involved in regulation of cell cycle progression from G1 to S phase, which produces MEDSSKAMVYSATYSGVPVYELVTPLTSVMRRKSDDWINATHILKVADFPKAKRTRILERDIQVGTHEKVQGGYGKYQGTWVPLESAVKIAETFDVRDILEPLFAYVQRKGSPSPPPAPKHQNASKGSAAKKKLELKKKLSAAAGTVPDEKVKRRGRPPKPKDESGNSTTILDSNIKKAPSQPRLVRRQQSSNPNYYRNQVHQQRNISNLSDLSRRSLNYEQTPLQLLPQVSREGSYLPSTQDTRINLANFDLESSPVPKDLHSDLPDFRSPQGEHNEVEEDLSNSESELMSGDDLANALRSPVNKNSAKSQLEQSLISIGKGTEDKPLQTWYKPNSDQDYVHMLLEYFLAPDGNYEPKIPYFLSSETIRQASDSSKFDPNLQIDHEGHTALHWACAMGDLRMCTALLNYGANTRAWSNIHQVPIMRAVCFTNAYYKRSFAQLLDLLRETLLDCDKDNRNLLHLIVSQKLGSSASRYYMELVIAKVSEIQPRERVINFINQQDSNGDTALHIAARNHNKRCIRLLISSGAKVDIENDQGESGQTILERNGLLRYDQKSDINGHSQASIHQLSYVSDTALKMVQDIKSQFSNKLDELAFSVGNEYVEKQREYEESYKTVKRLEEEYAQLENTISQTQSRIMKLIAPDSNTDSPEYTEKQIEIKLESCLREVNERSSFLRQLLERREAKNLAQMIESKEKNIQSSNIEQDKLTDQENLDALIVLTGLQIRRKYLVDELALQYSDSSADPERMNQYRKLISLCCEVDFGEVDGLIDEIEEILRTN; this is translated from the coding sequence ATGGAAGACTCATCCAAGGCAATGGTTTATTCAGCCACATACTCTGGGGTGCCAGTGTATGAGCTTGTGACACCCTTGACATCAGTGATGCGTCGGAAAAGTGATGATTGGATAAATGCCACCCatattttgaaagttgcGGATTTCCCCAAAGCTAAAAGGACCAGAATATTGGAAAGAGACATACAAGTGGGCACGCATGAGAAAGTACAAGGTGGCTATGGAAAATATCAAGGTACGTGGGTTCCGCTGGAATCTGCCGTCAAGATCGCTGAAACCTTCGATGTTAGGGACATCCTAGAGCCGCTTTTCGCCTATGTGCAGAGGAAAGGGTCTCCATCACCACCTCCAGCTCCAAAACATCAGAATGCTTCCAAGGGATCAGCtgccaagaagaaattggaattgaagaagaagcttAGTGCAGCTGCTGGTACCGTCCCAGATGAGAAAGTCAAGAGGAGAGGAAGGCCCCCCAAACCTAAAGATGAGAGTGGAAATTCTACCACAATCTTGGACAGTAATATCAAAAAGGCTCCTTCGCAACCAAGATTGGTTCGAAGACAACAAAGCTCTAATCCAAATTATTACAGAAATCAGGTACACCAACAGAGAAATATATCAAATCTTTCGGATCTATCGAGGAGATCTCTCAATTATGAACAAACTCCCTTGCAATTGTTGCCTCAGGTGTCAAGGGAAGGCAGTTATCTTCCATCTACGCAAGACACTAGAATAAATTTGGCCAATTTTGACTTGGAGTCCTCACCCGTCCCGAAAGACCTTCACAGTGACCTACCGGACTTTAGATCCCCACAAGGGGAACATAACGAAGTCGAAGAAGATCTATCCAATTCAGAGAGTGAACTCATGAGTGGAGATGATCTCGCTAATGCGTTGAGATCTCCAGTTAACAAAAACAGTGCTAAGTCGCAATTGGAACAATCATTGATCAGCATTGGAAAGGGCACAGAAGATAAACCACTTCAGACATGGTATAAACCCAACTCAGACCAGGATTATGTACATATGCTGTTGGAATACTTTTTGGCTCCTGATGGTAACTACGAACCGAAAATACCATACTTTTTGAGTTCTGAAACAATTCGTCAGGCTTCAGATAGCTCTAAGTTTGATCCCAATTTACAGATTGATCATGAAGGGCATACAGCTTTGCATTGGGCCTGTGCTATGGGTGACCTGAGGATGTGTACAGCTCTATTGAATTATGGTGCCAACACCAGAGCATGGAGTAACATCCACCAAGTGCCAATAATGAGGGCAGTTTGTTTCACAAATGCATACTACAAGAGGTCTTTTGCACAGCTGCTGGACTTACTACGAGAGACATTACTTGATTGTGACAAGGATAATAGGAACCTTTTGCATTTAATTGTTTCCCAAAAATTAGGTTCTTCCGCATCTAGATATTATATGGAACTGGTCATAGCCAAAGTTTCTGAAATTCAACCCAGGGAAAGGGTTATAAACTTTATTAATCAGCAGGACTCAAATGGTGACACTGCTTTACACATTGCCGCCCGAAATCACAACAAGAGATGTATCAGGCTTTTGATATCCAGTGGAGCCAAAGTTGATATAGAAAATGACCAGGGAGAGAGTGGCCAGACGATTCTGGAGAGAAATGGATTGCTCAGGTATGATCAAAAGTCCGACATCAATGGCCATAGTCAGGCATCAATACATCAGCTTTCATATGTTTCCGATACAGCCTTAAAAATGGTTCAAGACATCAAATCACAGTTTTCAAATAAACTAGATGAACTTGCCTTTTCTGTTGGCAATGAATACGTTGAGAAACAGAGAGAATACGAAGAATCGTACAAAACGGTTAAGAGGCTTGAAGAGGAATATGCACAGTTGGAGAATACGATTTCTCAAACACAGAGTAGAATCATGAAATTAATAGCGCCTGATTCAAACACTGATAGTCCAGAATATACCGAAAAACAAATAGAGATCAAGCTGGAATCATGTTTGAGGGAAGTAAATGAAAGGTCGTCGTTCTTGAGACAACTATTGGAACGGAGAGAAGCCAAGAATTTAGCACAAATGATAGAaagtaaagaaaagaacatTCAGTCCTCCAACATTGAGCAGGATAAGTTGACAGACCAGGAAAATCTTGACGCGTTGATTGTTTTGACAGGACTTCAAATACGGAGAAAGTACTTAGTTGATGAGCTTGCCTTGCAATACAGTGATTCGTCTGCGGATCCCGAGCGGATGAATCAGTACAGGAAGCTGATAAGCCTGTGCTGTGAAGTTGATTTTGGCGAAGTTGACGGActcattgatgaaattgaggaGATTCTGAGGACCAACTGA